The following are encoded together in the Kwoniella europaea PYCC6329 chromosome 1, complete sequence genome:
- a CDS encoding urate oxidase translates to MSTSQDLGYLSAARYGKQLVKIARVVREGDQHFIVEYVIRALLEGDIETSYTEADNTVVVATDSVKNTCNVFAKTSPHVLNAPVFALHLGIHFVTKYAHISKAFIDIEQLKWSRIEVNGKPHKWSFIRDGDEKSLVECVVDASGGKDSVKADLKVGMKDLLVLKTSGSAFENFYRDEFTTLADVSDRIFSTSVSIQSTITLPPNTPLTIDNLSDIAKELDFPKLTSQIRKDVLETFAEDESASVQATMYITMQNILKSCPAVKETSMQLPNKHYIPINLSAFKLDNGLGYEGGAEVFHPTADPSGYITATVTRK, encoded by the exons ATGTCCACCTCTCAAGATCTTGGTTATCTCTCAGCTGCCAGATATG GTAAACAACTGGTCAAAATTGCTAGAGTCGTaagagaaggtgatcaaCATTTCATCGTCGAATACGTTAtaagag CTCTACTCGAAGGGGATATCGAAACTTCTTATACCGAAGCTGATAATACCGTAGTGGTAGCTACTGACAGTG TCAAGAACACATGTAATG TTTTCGCCAAAACCTCACCTCACGTCTTGAACGCACCTGTCTTCGCTTTACACCTAGGAATCCACTTCGTCACGAAATACGCTCATATCTCAAAAGCGTTTATCGATATTGAACAACTCAAATGGTCCAGGATCGAG GTAAATGGTAAACCCCATAAATGGTCTTTTATCAGAGATGGCGATGAGAAATCCCTAGTGGAATGCGTAGTTGATGCCTCGGGTGGTAAAGACAGTGTTAAAGCGGATTTGAAAGTTGGTATGAAAGATCTACTTG TCCTTAAAACTAGTGGTTCGGCATTTGAGAATTTCTACAGAGATGAATTCACCACACTTGCAG ATGTATCCGATCGAATCTTCTCTACTTCCGtatcaatccaatctaccatcaccCTCCCACCTAATACTCCATTGACCATCGATAACTTGTCTGATATCGCAAAAGAACTCGATTTCCCTAAATTGACCAGTCAAATCAGGAAAGATGTACTGGAGACGtttgctgaagatgaaagtgcGAGTGTACAG GCAACAATGTACATTACCATGCAAAACATCCTCAAATCTTGCCCTGCGGTCAAAGAGACTTCCATGCAATTACCTAACAAACATTACAT CCCAATAAACTTGTCCGCTTTCAAGCTTGATAATGGTCTAGGATACGAGGGAGGTGCAGAGGTGTTCCACCCCACGGCTGATCCTAGTGGTTATATCACTGCTACGGTGACTAGGAAATAG
- a CDS encoding ribonuclease HII has protein sequence MAHPIDPVNLSPIPPMIDSYTYHSKLPSSIDGQIKDEDEGWIMGIDEAGRGRPMVYAAAYCPISFKTTLEEMGFDDSKALSADTRQSLWESFDVHSELCYSSTSLSPQAISAGMLRRIPINLNRQAEDATVGLIKAALDRGVNVKECYVDALGPAPQWQARLSAIFPTIEFTVCPKADSLFKIVGAASIVAKVTRDRYVHNWIDYEDVGVDGSLPVKTIKEGEEEEEEINRGSGYPSDPKTQAFLKNSLDPVFGYKGIVRFSWATVKVLLDKNGVECKWIDDNSQPSALSYFSADNDNAKPKVWKDLGVSGVGEL, from the exons ATGGCGCACCCTATCGATCCTGTGAATCTCAGCCCGATCCCACCCATGATCGATTCGTATACCTATCATTCCAAATTACCTTCCTCGATAGATGGccagatcaaagatgaagatgagggatggATAATGGGTATAGATGAAGCTGGGCGAGGGC GACCAATGGTATATGCTGCTGCTTATTGTCCTATCTCGTTCAAGACGACTttggaagaaatgggatTCGATG ACTCAAAAGCACTCTCAGCCGATACTCGACAATCCCTCTGGGAATCATTCGACGTCCACTCCGAACTTTGTTACTCGTCAACCTCGTTATCGCCTCAGGCTATCTCGGCGGGAATGTTGAGGAGGATACCTATAAATCTGAATAGGCAAgcagag GATGCAACggttggattgatcaaggcTGCTTTGGACAGGGGAGTCAACGTCAAAGAG TGCTACGTAGATGCACTAGGACCAGCACCTCAATGGCAAGCCCGCTTATCAGCCATCTTCCCAACTATCGAATTCACTGTATGTCCCAAAGCAGATAGTCTCTTCAAGATTGTCGGAGCTGCGTCGATCGTAGCTAAAGTGACGAGGGATCGATATGTGCATAATTGGATAGATTACGAGGATGTGGGGGTTGAcgg GTCTTTACCTGTAAAGACAATtaaagaaggagaagaagaggaagaagagattaaCAGGGGATCAGGATACCCTTCTGATCCTAAAACTCAGGCTTTCCTGAAAAATTCTCTAGATCCTGTATTTGGATATAAGGGGATAGTTAGGTTTTCATGGGCGACGGTGAAAGTGTTGTTAGATAAGAATGGGGTAGAGTGTAAATG GATTGACGATAATTCCCAGCCTTCCGCTCTGAGCTATTTCAGCGCAGATAACGATAATGCTAAACCTAAGGTATGGAAAGATCTAGGTGTATCAGGTGTAGGCGAGTTATAA